Proteins co-encoded in one Flavobacterium fluviale genomic window:
- a CDS encoding TrmH family RNA methyltransferase — MQLTHEENQFERKTFPITLVCDHIYFQQNIGSLFRISEAFGVENIIFFGKDIPLTPRKINKTSRSTHLHVAHSIIEDFTELQSFLLDNDFEIIALEIASNSKPLKEVFIPKNKKIALLIGSEINGISEELLKLSHQIVHINMFGKNSSMNVVQAASIALYEITSN, encoded by the coding sequence GTGCAGCTTACTCACGAAGAAAATCAATTTGAAAGAAAGACGTTTCCCATCACTTTAGTTTGTGATCATATTTACTTTCAACAGAATATTGGTTCGTTATTCAGAATTTCTGAAGCTTTTGGAGTAGAAAATATTATTTTCTTTGGAAAAGATATTCCGCTGACACCGCGTAAAATCAATAAAACTTCCCGAAGCACGCATCTTCATGTCGCTCATTCTATAATTGAAGATTTTACTGAACTTCAATCTTTTCTATTAGACAATGATTTTGAAATTATTGCATTAGAAATTGCCTCAAACAGCAAACCTTTAAAAGAAGTTTTTATTCCAAAAAACAAAAAAATCGCTCTTTTGATTGGAAGCGAAATCAATGGAATATCAGAGGAACTTCTAAAACTTTCACATCAAATCGTGCATATCAATATGTTTGGAAAAAACAGCAGTATGAATGTGGTTCAAGCTGCGAGTATTGCTCTTTATGAGATCACTTCAAACTAA
- a CDS encoding zinc metalloprotease — protein MKKVIITTFAALLLFACQNEQSDSANSDASAASRRGCATQEVLEAQLKADPMMAIRMNEIEAFTAKHSLTNFTGRLVNGKIEIPVVVNVLYRTAAQNISAAQIQSQIDVLNKDFNALNSDYNNVPALFSGVKANIGITFVLDQVIRKSTTKTSWGTNDAMKKTAQGGIAPTSPTTKLNIWTCNIGGGILGYAQFPGGSSSTDGVVIDPRYFGLSGSANAPFNLGRTATHEVGHWMNLRHIWGDATCGSDLVADTPTHNEENYGVPAYPHYSTCSGTPVEMTMNYMDYVDDAAMYMFSTGQKNRISAIFTAGGARASFAQ, from the coding sequence ATGAAAAAAGTTATTATTACCACATTTGCAGCATTACTGTTGTTTGCATGTCAAAATGAACAATCTGATTCTGCTAATTCAGATGCGTCTGCAGCTTCACGCCGCGGGTGCGCAACTCAAGAAGTTTTAGAAGCTCAATTAAAAGCAGATCCGATGATGGCAATCAGGATGAATGAAATTGAAGCTTTTACTGCAAAACATTCTCTTACAAACTTTACAGGCCGTTTAGTAAATGGCAAAATTGAAATTCCAGTTGTAGTAAATGTTCTTTACAGAACTGCAGCACAGAATATTTCAGCGGCTCAAATTCAATCACAAATCGATGTATTGAATAAAGATTTTAATGCTTTAAACTCAGATTACAATAATGTACCTGCTTTATTTTCAGGAGTTAAAGCAAACATAGGAATTACTTTTGTTCTAGATCAGGTTATTAGAAAATCTACTACCAAAACTTCTTGGGGAACAAATGATGCCATGAAGAAAACAGCTCAAGGCGGCATTGCACCTACTTCTCCAACTACTAAATTAAACATTTGGACTTGCAACATTGGAGGCGGTATTTTAGGTTATGCTCAATTTCCTGGCGGATCTTCCTCTACAGATGGAGTTGTTATCGACCCTCGTTATTTTGGATTATCTGGTTCTGCAAATGCTCCATTTAATTTAGGAAGAACTGCTACTCACGAAGTTGGACACTGGATGAACTTACGTCACATTTGGGGCGATGCAACTTGCGGAAGCGATCTTGTTGCTGATACTCCTACGCATAACGAAGAAAATTATGGAGTTCCTGCATATCCACATTACAGCACTTGTTCTGGAACACCTGTAGAAATGACTATGAACTATATGGATTATGTTGATGATGCAGCAATGTACATGTTCTCAACAGGACAAAAAAACAGAATTTCAGCAATTTTTACAGCTGGAGGCGCAAGAGCTTCTTTTGCACAATAG
- a CDS encoding DUF4159 domain-containing protein, translated as MKKIFYLLFLFSISSFSQEIALLKYSGGGDWYANPTSLPNLISFCNANISTRIKNKPSTVEPSNPDLFSYPFVHMTGHGNVVFSDSDVTNLRNYLTAGGFLHIDDNYGMDQFIRKEIKKIFPNNNLVEIPSNHPIFQKPFPFPNGLPKIHEHDGTRPQAFGIFIDNKLVLLYTYECDLGDGWEDAEVHNDPANARDKALKMGANIINYIFTN; from the coding sequence ATGAAAAAAATATTCTATTTATTGTTCCTTTTTTCAATCTCTTCTTTTTCACAAGAAATTGCTTTGCTTAAATACAGCGGAGGCGGCGACTGGTATGCCAACCCAACATCATTACCCAATTTAATCAGTTTTTGCAACGCCAATATTTCTACTCGCATCAAAAATAAACCTTCGACCGTAGAGCCAAGCAATCCAGATTTATTTTCGTATCCGTTTGTACATATGACGGGTCACGGAAATGTAGTTTTCAGCGATTCTGATGTAACTAATCTTAGAAATTACCTAACGGCGGGCGGTTTTCTGCATATTGATGATAATTACGGAATGGATCAATTCATTCGTAAAGAGATTAAAAAAATATTTCCGAATAATAATTTAGTGGAGATTCCTTCAAATCATCCTATCTTTCAAAAACCGTTTCCATTTCCAAACGGATTACCAAAAATTCATGAACACGACGGAACTCGTCCGCAGGCTTTTGGTATTTTTATAGACAATAAATTGGTTTTACTCTACACTTATGAATGCGATTTGGGCGATGGCTGGGAAGATGCCGAAGTTCATAATGATCCAGCAAATGCTAGAGACAAAGCTCTAAAAATGGGTGCAAACATCATCAATTATATTTTTACCAATTAA
- a CDS encoding translocation/assembly module TamB domain-containing protein yields the protein MLILAITLSLPVVQTQIANYVTNRLNEDYKVNISVEKTAINIFGGVKLKKVVILDHHKKTLIYSDIITTDIASFSRLLDGDLIFGDLRLTGLIFNLKTYKGEDENNINKFIKAFEVENTPKKKSTKHFLLTAKNAYIEKGRFSVVDENKATPLFLDFTKLNAYISDFKLYGPEVNTMIHRFSFMDHRGLYVSNFAGKFSYNKKQIKVESLAVKTKRSSLYGVAILNYKPEDFLDFTDKVKFNVVLDSASIATNDIRHFYDGLGKNQHFKLKTKLSGPLNNLTLSRLRLSDTNGSKINGTINFRNLLGSKTQKFSMDGKFDKLLSSYDNLVVLLPVVLGKKLPKELKRIGKFNIVGKAKVSTTALETDFKMATDLGNGQVDLNMNNMDFIDKASYSGNIILTNFDVGAVLNRKDLGRTTLNLDVDGVGFTEKYLNTILKGDISKLDYNKYTYNNIVVNGNFKLPYYKGQIAVNDPNLNLSFDGLVDLSKRENRYDFHITVENSDLRKLKFINDSISHFKGDVVVQVTGNSIENLQGNIFIKDAEYENPKSNYVFEDLTINSNFDADRLRTITISSNDVVDGKIVGKFRFDQLDKLVMNSVGSLYTNYKPYKVRKGQFLRFNFRVYDKVVEMLYPDINIDSSTVVRGKIDSDLQEFKFRFRSQKITAAKNTFDNIRINIDNKNTLYNAFIELDSIKTPYYKIRDFNLINVTSNDTLFVRSEFKGGNKGEDYFNLDLYHTIDKNKNNIVGIKKSEMKFKDYIWYLNEDAEEDNQIVFDQYFKNFTIDNIILSHENQKIDLNGVIKGSDYKDLVLNFEDVDINKITPLNSKFVFNGNLNGNINYKQNKNVYQPTAAIKIDHLVLNKTELGTLNFDISGDESFRKFTVNSSIQNGFTESFRANGTFAVENKETIMDMSLKLEGFNLATLGTIGGDVLSNVRGSVSGNASVVGNLKKPEINGRLYVEKAGMTVPYLNVDYELSDRTVIDLTNEKFLFRNNQLTDTKYGTKGLLNGSIEHQNFGDWKLDLNITSKRLLALDTKDSDDAAYFGTAFINGSASIRGPVEGLFIKVDAKSEKGTEVKIPINNVQSVGESSWIHFVTSKEKYNLANGIVEKTRNYNGLELEFDFDITPDAEVEVILDRNSGHGMKGKGYGSLLFKINTLGKFNMWGDFQAYEGTYNFKYGGLIDKKFSVKKGGSIIWEGNPMRAQLNLEAVYKTSANPAVLLDNASSFNKKVPVEVVIGLRGDLASPEPNFDIQFPSVSSVLKSEIQYKLDDKDIRQTQALYLLSTGSFMSTDGFSQGDFSGTLSETASSLFGNIIKSDNDKVNIDLNYIAADRRMGQEADGQFVANISSQVNERITINGKLGVPVGGVNESAIVGDIEILYRVNEDGTMNLRLFNKENDINYIGQGIGYTQGVGISYEVDFDTFSELVNKLFKNHKIERAVKSSSDDLQDSYLNPDYMNFTSKKDAEKNKKKAEKEQEKKKKEEEKKQKQEPTNNQGLIPDNDY from the coding sequence TTGCTGATACTTGCTATTACGCTGTCACTTCCTGTTGTTCAAACTCAGATTGCTAATTATGTAACCAACAGGCTAAACGAAGATTACAAGGTTAATATCAGCGTTGAAAAAACAGCCATTAATATTTTTGGAGGTGTTAAATTAAAAAAAGTGGTGATTTTAGATCATCATAAGAAAACACTTATTTACTCTGATATTATCACTACAGATATTGCAAGTTTCAGCAGATTACTTGACGGCGATTTAATTTTTGGAGATTTGCGTTTAACGGGTCTAATATTTAATCTGAAAACCTACAAAGGTGAAGATGAAAATAATATCAATAAATTTATAAAAGCTTTTGAAGTTGAAAACACTCCGAAGAAAAAATCAACAAAACATTTCCTTTTAACTGCCAAAAATGCGTACATCGAAAAAGGAAGATTTTCTGTTGTTGATGAAAATAAAGCAACGCCATTATTCTTAGATTTTACCAAACTAAATGCTTACATAAGTGATTTTAAACTGTATGGGCCAGAGGTAAATACTATGATTCATCGTTTTTCATTTATGGACCATCGTGGTTTGTATGTTTCTAATTTTGCTGGAAAATTCAGCTATAACAAAAAGCAGATTAAAGTTGAAAGCCTGGCTGTTAAAACCAAAAGATCTTCGTTATATGGTGTAGCGATTTTAAATTACAAGCCAGAAGATTTTCTTGATTTTACAGATAAAGTTAAGTTCAATGTAGTATTAGACTCAGCGTCTATTGCTACAAACGATATCCGCCATTTTTATGATGGGCTTGGTAAGAATCAGCATTTTAAACTTAAAACAAAATTAAGCGGTCCGCTTAATAATTTGACACTTTCTAGATTAAGATTAAGTGATACTAACGGATCAAAAATTAATGGAACCATAAATTTTAGAAATCTTTTAGGCAGTAAAACGCAGAAATTTTCTATGGATGGCAAATTTGATAAACTGCTTTCCAGTTATGATAATTTGGTGGTTTTGCTTCCAGTAGTTTTAGGAAAAAAACTTCCAAAAGAACTTAAAAGAATTGGTAAGTTTAATATTGTCGGAAAAGCAAAAGTTTCAACTACAGCGTTAGAAACAGATTTTAAAATGGCCACCGATCTTGGAAACGGGCAGGTTGATCTTAATATGAATAATATGGATTTTATAGATAAAGCTTCCTACTCGGGAAATATTATCTTGACAAATTTTGATGTAGGTGCTGTTTTAAATCGAAAAGATCTTGGAAGAACAACTTTAAATCTAGATGTCGATGGAGTTGGTTTTACCGAAAAATATTTGAATACTATTTTAAAAGGAGATATTTCCAAGTTAGATTATAATAAGTACACTTATAATAATATCGTTGTAAACGGAAATTTTAAACTGCCTTATTACAAAGGACAAATCGCTGTGAATGACCCCAACTTAAATTTAAGTTTTGATGGTTTAGTAGATTTGAGCAAGAGAGAAAACCGTTACGATTTTCACATTACTGTCGAGAATTCAGATTTAAGAAAACTGAAGTTTATAAATGATTCCATTTCTCATTTTAAAGGAGATGTTGTCGTTCAGGTAACAGGAAATTCTATCGAAAATCTTCAAGGGAATATCTTTATTAAAGATGCCGAATACGAAAACCCGAAATCTAATTATGTATTTGAAGACCTGACTATAAATTCCAATTTTGATGCAGATCGATTGAGAACAATTACGATTAGTTCTAATGATGTTGTGGATGGAAAGATTGTTGGAAAATTCAGATTTGATCAATTGGATAAATTGGTCATGAATTCAGTTGGAAGTTTATATACTAATTATAAACCATACAAAGTTAGAAAAGGACAGTTTTTGCGCTTTAATTTCCGTGTTTACGATAAAGTGGTCGAAATGCTGTATCCAGATATAAATATTGATTCGTCTACCGTTGTTCGAGGAAAAATAGATTCGGATCTGCAGGAGTTTAAATTCCGTTTCAGGTCACAGAAAATTACTGCGGCAAAAAATACATTTGATAATATTCGAATTAATATCGATAATAAAAATACACTTTATAATGCGTTTATCGAATTAGACAGTATAAAAACACCTTATTATAAGATTCGTGATTTTAACTTGATTAATGTTACATCCAATGATACATTGTTTGTTCGTTCTGAATTTAAAGGAGGCAACAAAGGTGAGGATTACTTTAATCTCGATTTGTACCATACAATAGATAAGAATAAAAACAATATTGTCGGAATCAAGAAGTCTGAAATGAAATTTAAAGACTATATATGGTATTTAAATGAAGACGCCGAAGAAGATAATCAAATTGTATTTGATCAGTATTTTAAAAACTTTACGATAGACAATATTATTTTGTCTCACGAAAATCAGAAAATTGATTTGAACGGTGTTATTAAAGGAAGTGATTATAAAGATCTGGTGCTGAATTTTGAAGATGTTGATATCAATAAAATTACGCCCTTGAATTCCAAGTTTGTATTCAATGGTAATTTGAATGGAAATATCAATTATAAACAGAATAAGAATGTTTACCAGCCCACGGCAGCCATAAAGATTGATCATTTGGTTTTGAATAAGACGGAGCTGGGAACACTTAATTTTGATATTTCTGGAGACGAAAGCTTTAGGAAATTCACTGTCAATTCGTCTATACAAAATGGTTTTACAGAATCGTTTAGGGCAAATGGAACTTTTGCCGTAGAGAACAAAGAAACGATCATGGATATGAGTTTGAAATTGGAAGGATTTAATCTTGCCACTTTAGGAACTATTGGAGGCGATGTCCTTTCTAATGTGCGCGGTTCGGTTTCTGGAAATGCCTCTGTTGTAGGTAATCTGAAAAAACCAGAAATCAACGGACGATTGTATGTTGAAAAGGCAGGAATGACTGTACCTTATCTAAACGTCGATTATGAATTAAGCGATCGAACAGTGATTGATTTGACGAATGAAAAATTCTTATTTAGAAATAACCAGCTTACCGATACTAAATATGGTACCAAAGGATTGTTGAATGGAAGTATTGAACATCAAAATTTTGGAGACTGGAAATTAGATTTAAATATTACATCTAAGCGTTTGCTGGCACTAGATACAAAGGATAGTGATGATGCAGCATATTTTGGAACAGCTTTTATCAACGGATCTGCCAGTATTAGAGGGCCGGTGGAAGGCTTATTTATAAAAGTTGATGCTAAATCTGAAAAAGGAACCGAAGTTAAGATACCTATTAATAATGTACAAAGCGTAGGAGAGAGCAGTTGGATTCATTTTGTTACATCAAAAGAAAAGTATAATCTAGCCAACGGAATTGTCGAAAAAACAAGGAACTATAACGGACTTGAGCTGGAATTTGATTTTGATATTACTCCAGATGCCGAAGTAGAAGTTATTCTCGATCGAAATTCTGGTCATGGTATGAAAGGAAAAGGATACGGATCGCTTTTATTTAAAATTAATACGCTCGGTAAATTTAATATGTGGGGAGATTTCCAGGCATACGAAGGAACTTATAACTTTAAATACGGCGGACTTATCGATAAAAAATTCTCCGTTAAAAAAGGAGGTTCTATTATTTGGGAAGGAAACCCGATGCGTGCCCAGTTAAATCTAGAAGCGGTTTACAAAACATCTGCAAATCCAGCGGTACTTTTAGATAATGCTTCGTCATTTAATAAAAAGGTGCCTGTAGAAGTTGTTATTGGATTAAGAGGGGATTTGGCAAGTCCAGAACCTAATTTTGATATTCAGTTTCCATCTGTAAGCAGCGTTTTAAAATCGGAAATACAATATAAGCTGGACGATAAAGACATTCGTCAGACACAGGCATTATATCTTTTGTCTACAGGTTCTTTTATGAGTACAGACGGATTTAGTCAGGGAGATTTCTCAGGAACACTGTCAGAAACAGCATCAAGTTTATTCGGTAACATTATAAAATCAGATAATGATAAGGTAAATATCGACTTAAACTATATTGCAGCAGACAGAAGAATGGGGCAGGAGGCCGATGGTCAATTTGTTGCTAATATATCTTCTCAGGTTAACGAAAGAATTACAATTAATGGTAAGCTTGGAGTGCCTGTTGGCGGGGTGAATGAATCTGCGATTGTTGGCGATATTGAAATACTTTATCGTGTAAATGAAGATGGAACAATGAATCTTCGTTTGTTTAATAAGGAGAATGATATCAATTACATTGGTCAAGGGATTGGATACACGCAGGGTGTGGGTATATCTTACGAAGTCGATTTTGATACTTTTAGTGAGTTGGTTAATAAGCTGTTTAAGAACCATAAAATTGAAAGAGCCGTAAAAAGTTCGTCAGATGATCTTCAGGATTCTTACCTTAATCCAGATTATATGAACTTCACAAGTAAGAAAGACGCTGAAAAAAATAAAAAGAAAGCCGAGAAAGAGCAGGAAAAAAAGAAAAAAGAAGAAGAAAAGAAGCAAAAGCAAGAACCAACTAATAATCAAGGGCTGATTCCAGACAACGATTATTAA
- a CDS encoding 16S rRNA (uracil(1498)-N(3))-methyltransferase: MQLFFNPNIDETTQSFSFDKEESRHIIKVLRKKDSDILHVTNGSGLLFETQITLASDNKCIVEVLSITNAEKPKFHLHLAVAPTKMNDRFEWFLEKATEIGIQEITPIFCDRSERKVINKDRFEKIILSAMKQCNETFLPKLNEAISFKEFIKKQQNGLQLIAHCEETDKKSLKEVLKPNEDVTILIGPEGDFSEKEITLALENNYKPVTLGNTRLRTETAAIVACHSVVFFNE; encoded by the coding sequence ATGCAGTTATTTTTCAATCCAAATATAGACGAGACCACTCAAAGTTTTTCTTTTGATAAAGAAGAGAGCCGTCACATTATAAAAGTTCTTCGAAAAAAAGATTCAGATATCCTGCATGTTACCAATGGTTCTGGATTATTGTTTGAAACCCAGATTACATTGGCTTCTGACAATAAATGCATCGTTGAAGTTCTTTCAATAACGAATGCTGAAAAACCTAAATTTCATTTGCATTTAGCCGTTGCGCCAACTAAAATGAATGATCGTTTTGAGTGGTTTCTGGAAAAAGCAACCGAAATTGGAATTCAGGAAATTACACCTATTTTTTGTGATCGTTCGGAACGAAAAGTAATTAATAAAGATCGTTTCGAGAAAATTATTCTTTCGGCAATGAAACAATGCAACGAAACTTTTCTGCCTAAATTAAATGAAGCAATTTCTTTTAAAGAGTTTATTAAAAAACAGCAAAATGGCTTACAATTGATTGCCCATTGCGAAGAAACAGATAAAAAATCGCTGAAAGAAGTTTTAAAGCCAAACGAAGATGTTACCATTTTAATTGGCCCAGAAGGTGATTTTTCTGAAAAAGAAATAACACTAGCTCTAGAAAACAATTACAAGCCAGTGACTTTAGGAAATACACGTTTGAGAACAGAAACCGCAGCAATTGTGGCTTGCCATAGTGTTGTGTTTTTTAATGAATAA
- the tsaD gene encoding tRNA (adenosine(37)-N6)-threonylcarbamoyltransferase complex transferase subunit TsaD, which produces MQNQEVFILAIESSCDDTAAAVLHNDKVLSNVVANQLIHNQYGGVVPELASRAHQQNIVPVIDAALRKANVQKEQLSAIAFTQGPGLMGSLLVGTSFSKSLSLALQIPLIAVNHMHAHILAHFIDEEGYDKPEFPFLALTISGGHTQIVKVSSFFDMEIIGETTDDAVGEAFDKSAKILGLPYPGGPLIDKYAKEGNPKAFTFTKPKVPGLDFSFSGLKTAILYFIQKNKQANPNFIEENLNDICASIQHTIIEILMDKIKLAVKETGIKQIAIGGGVSANSGIRNTLKETESKYGWKTFIPKFEYTTDNAAMIGIVGYQKYLSNRFETSAVVSKARIQF; this is translated from the coding sequence ATGCAAAATCAAGAGGTTTTTATTCTAGCCATCGAAAGTTCCTGCGATGATACTGCTGCCGCGGTTTTACATAACGACAAAGTATTGTCAAATGTTGTAGCCAATCAATTAATTCACAATCAATACGGAGGTGTTGTTCCTGAATTGGCCTCGCGAGCGCACCAGCAGAATATTGTACCCGTAATAGATGCTGCACTTCGTAAAGCAAATGTACAAAAAGAACAGTTAAGCGCAATCGCATTTACGCAAGGTCCGGGCTTAATGGGGTCTTTATTAGTCGGAACTTCTTTTAGTAAGTCATTGTCTTTGGCTTTGCAAATTCCGTTAATTGCTGTAAATCATATGCATGCCCATATTTTAGCACATTTTATTGATGAAGAAGGATATGACAAACCTGAGTTTCCTTTTTTAGCCTTAACTATAAGCGGCGGGCACACACAGATTGTAAAAGTCAGCAGTTTTTTTGATATGGAAATCATAGGAGAAACGACAGATGATGCTGTAGGTGAAGCATTTGACAAAAGTGCCAAAATTTTAGGGCTTCCTTATCCAGGCGGACCTTTGATAGATAAATATGCTAAAGAAGGAAATCCAAAAGCTTTTACTTTTACAAAACCAAAAGTGCCTGGATTAGATTTTAGTTTTTCGGGACTTAAAACTGCTATTTTATATTTCATTCAAAAAAATAAGCAGGCAAACCCAAATTTCATAGAAGAAAATCTAAACGATATTTGTGCTTCGATCCAGCATACGATTATCGAAATTTTAATGGATAAAATAAAACTGGCGGTAAAAGAAACCGGGATTAAACAAATCGCTATTGGCGGAGGTGTTTCTGCCAATTCTGGAATTAGAAACACATTAAAAGAAACAGAAAGCAAATACGGCTGGAAAACTTTTATTCCGAAATTTGAATACACTACAGATAATGCCGCAATGATTGGAATTGTAGGCTATCAAAAATATTTATCAAATCGTTTTGAAACTTCTGCGGTAGTTTCTAAAGCGCGAATTCAATTTTAA